One window of the Salvia miltiorrhiza cultivar Shanhuang (shh) chromosome 6, IMPLAD_Smil_shh, whole genome shotgun sequence genome contains the following:
- the LOC130990390 gene encoding uncharacterized protein LOC130990390, with product MYKLIFGSSNSTPKSRFKKRKSHFPLSSSNSNELYVLRQRVKTPLLQIPSIGVSDQGIEDIRCFFVGCTIKRTRKGHISMNTLGVCDWNLKFVYVLSGWEGSAADSCILRDALNRPHGLRVPKGNIIFLTKIFCILDHNVIAA from the exons ATGTACAAGCTAATATTTGGGTCTTCCAATTCTACCCCAAAATCAAggttcaaaaaaagaaaatctcaTTTCCCTCTTTCATCTTCTAATTCGAATGAGCTCTATGTTCTTCGTCAAAGAGTGAAGACCCCGTTACTGCAGATCCCCTCCATAG GTGTGTCGGACCAAGGAATTGAAGATATCCGCTGTTTCTTCGTTGGTTGCACAATTAAGAG GACACGCAAGGGTCATATCTCGATGAACACCTTGGGAGTTTGTGACTGGAACCTCAAGTTTGTATATGTACTATCCGGTTGGGAGGGCTCTGCAGCGGACTCATGTATTCTTCGCGATGCACTGAACAGGCCGCACGGGTTGAGGGTCCCAAAGGGTAACATCATTTTCCTTACTAAGATATTTTGTATTCTTGATCACAATGTAATCGCTGCTTAA